In Daphnia magna isolate NIES linkage group LG5, ASM2063170v1.1, whole genome shotgun sequence, a single genomic region encodes these proteins:
- the LOC116922670 gene encoding general transcription factor IIE subunit 1 codes for MDDGYVHEVPSSLKQLARLVARAFYTIEDALIIDMLVRNPCMKEDDISDLLKFERKMLRGRISTLRSDKFLQTRLKMETVDGKSQKVNYYYINYKIFVNIVKYKLDHMRKKMETSERDATSRASFHCPCCKKNFTDLEADRLFNPNDPFGEFKCNFCGAVVVEDESAVPKTDSRQLMARFNDQMEPLYKLLREVEDVKLAPALLEPEPTDISHLQRDADGKIKSKGPLGENWSGEATRGGGFRLDEQRVDVTIGDNAVVKKGEVRKEAPIWMRESTVDNEVATTSSEIVAGPAIIDEMEIASQTTEKNRNQEDIMSVLMELEKQSTKAAVPGDSSDDEAAARSLLEQITPATDTVQRQVQYDSDVELMDSDSEEDVPMVRVGDMEFPVHEVPSEQIARMTPSEKDAYVQLHQEYMERMGYLD; via the exons ATGGATGACGGATACGTCCATGAGGTTCCTAGTAGTTTAAAACAATTGGCCCGACTGGTTGCTAGGGCATTCTATACGATCGAGGATGCGTTGATTATTGACATGCTTGTCAGAAATCCAT GTATGAAAGAGGATGACATTTCTGACTTATTGAAATTTGAACGTAAAATGCTAAGGGGACGGATTTCAACATTAAGGAGTGACAAGTTTCTCCAAACACGTCTGAAGATGGAAACTGTGGATGGAAAATCTCAAAAAGTCAACTATTACTACATTAATTACAAA ATTTTTGTCAACATTGTCAAATATAAACTGGATCACATGAggaagaaaatggaaacatCTGAGAGGGATGCCACAAGCCGAGCAAGCTTCCATTGTCCGTGTTGTAAAAAGAACTTCACAGATTTGGAAGCTGACAGACTATTCAATCCAAACGATCCTTTTGGGGAATTCAAATGTAACTTTTGTGGTGCTGTTGTTGTAGAGGATGAGTCAGCCGTACCCAAGACAGATTCGCGGCAACTTATGGCGCGATTCAACGATCAAATGGAGCCACTTTACAAATTACTAAGAGAGGTGGAAGACGTAAAACTCGCGCCAGCTTTGCTTGAACCTGAACCCACAGATATATCCCATCTACAAAG AGATGCTGACGGTAAAATCAAGTCTAAGGGGCCTTTGGGAGAAAACTGGTCTGGAGAGGCGACAAGAGGAGGAGGCTTCCGACTGGATGAACAACGGGTGGACGTTACTATCGGCGATAATGCCGTTGTCAAGAAAGGAGAAGTTCGCAAAGAAGCGCCAATCTGGATGAGAGAAAGTACGGTCGACAACGAAGTTGCAACTACCAGTAGTGAAATTGTTGCGGGACCTGCCATAATCGACGAA aTGGAAATAGCTAGCCAGACTACCGAGAAAAATCGTAATCAAGAGGACATCATGTCCGTCCTCATGGAACTTGAAAAGCAAAGCACAAAAGCCGCAGTTCCTGGTGACTCAAGTGATGATGAAGCGGCGGCCAGGTCTCTGCTTGAACAAATTACTCCAGCAACCGACACTGTGCAACGTCAAGTCCAATATGATA GCGACGTGGAGTTGATGGATAGCGATTCTGAAGAAGACGTCCCTATGGTCCGAGTGGGAGACATGGAATTCCCTGTACATGAAGTTCCATCCGAACAGATTGCTCGAATGACACCATCTGAAAAGGATGCCTACGTCCAACTTCACCAAGAATACATGGAACGAATGGGATATCTCGATTAA